In a genomic window of Nostoc sp. UHCC 0870:
- a CDS encoding RNA-guided endonuclease InsQ/TnpB family protein, whose protein sequence is MLHKVVQVRLYPSVEQQIQLAQAFGCARWWWNYALNKSIETYKETGKGLSRAALNAFLPALKKAEDTVWLSDCYSQVLQATTLNLTTAYKNFFAKRAGFPKFKSKFGKQSIQYPQNVLIVNGDVKLPGNIGIVKAKIHRAIEGTIKTVTVSKTPSGKYLASILTEVEGENPVVSEGKIYGIDLGLKHFAVVTDGVHVSKYDNPKHLAKHEKNLKRKQKKLARKQKGSKSRNRYRRVVAKVYERISNSRQDFLHKLSYKLVSDSQAVIVENLHVKGMVRNHKLAKSISDVGWGTFTNFLAYKLERKGGKLVEIDRWFPSSKLCSNCFYQIGEMPLDVREWTCPHCGTHHDRDGNAAINIRAEGIRMIKAEGSAVSAVGGEVSPVLGRKSKFRHSPAITEAPSSAVRAACRRQGN, encoded by the coding sequence GTGTTACACAAGGTTGTACAAGTCCGTTTATATCCATCAGTTGAGCAGCAAATTCAATTAGCGCAAGCTTTTGGGTGTGCTAGATGGTGGTGGAACTACGCTCTAAATAAGTCAATTGAAACTTATAAGGAAACGGGGAAAGGACTTAGCCGTGCGGCACTCAACGCATTTTTACCTGCACTAAAAAAAGCCGAAGATACGGTGTGGTTATCTGATTGTTACAGTCAAGTTTTACAGGCTACAACACTGAATCTAACCACTGCGTACAAAAACTTTTTTGCAAAACGTGCTGGATTTCCTAAGTTCAAATCTAAGTTTGGAAAACAGTCTATTCAATATCCTCAAAACGTATTGATTGTAAATGGTGATGTCAAGCTTCCCGGTAATATCGGGATAGTCAAAGCCAAAATACACAGAGCGATTGAGGGGACAATAAAGACTGTTACTGTGAGTAAAACGCCATCAGGGAAATATCTTGCATCTATACTCACTGAGGTAGAAGGAGAAAACCCTGTTGTTTCAGAGGGTAAAATTTACGGCATTGACTTAGGGTTGAAGCACTTCGCTGTTGTAACTGACGGTGTTCATGTTTCTAAATATGATAATCCTAAACACCTTGCAAAGCATGAAAAAAATCTTAAGCGCAAACAGAAAAAATTAGCGCGTAAACAAAAAGGAAGTAAATCAAGAAATAGATATAGAAGAGTTGTTGCCAAGGTGTACGAGCGAATTAGTAATTCGCGGCAAGATTTTCTGCACAAACTTAGTTATAAGTTAGTCAGCGATAGCCAAGCTGTCATAGTAGAGAATCTTCATGTCAAAGGCATGGTTCGTAATCACAAGTTGGCAAAATCAATATCTGATGTGGGATGGGGAACATTCACCAATTTTTTAGCCTATAAGCTAGAACGCAAGGGTGGAAAGTTGGTTGAGATTGATAGATGGTTTCCTAGTTCTAAACTCTGCTCTAATTGTTTCTATCAGATTGGTGAGATGCCGTTGGATGTCCGTGAATGGACTTGTCCTCATTGTGGCACTCATCATGATAGAGATGGAAATGCAGCCATAAATATTAGAGCAGAGGGTATCAGAATGATAAAGGCGGAAGGTTCAGCCGTCTCTGCTGTAGGAGGGGAGGTAAGTCCTGTTCTTGGGCGAAAGTCTAAGTTCAGGCACTCCCCCGCGATTACAGAAGCTCCTAGTTCAGCCGTTCGCGCAGCGTGTCGCAGACAAGGCAACTAG